A single Vulpes vulpes isolate BD-2025 chromosome 16, VulVul3, whole genome shotgun sequence DNA region contains:
- the SIX2 gene encoding homeobox protein SIX2 isoform X1: MSMLPTFGFTQEQVACVCEVLQQGGNIERLGRFLWSLPACEHLHKNESVLKAKAVVAFHRGNFRELYKILESHQFSPHNHAKLQQLWLKAHYIEAEKLRGRPLGAVGKYRVRRKFPLPRSIWDGEETSYCFKEKSRSVLREWYAHNPYPSPREKRELAEATGLTTTQVSNWFKNRRQRDRAAEAKERYEENSENSNSNSHNPLAASLNGSGKSVLGSSEDEKTPSGTPDHSSSSPALLLSPPPPPGLPSLHSLGHPPGPSAVPVPVPGAGGADPLQHHHGLQDSILNPMSANLVDLGS, from the exons ATGTCCATGCTGCCCACCTTCGGCTTCACGCAGGAGCAAGTGGCGTGCGTGTGCGAGGTGCTGCAGCAGGGCGGCAACATCGAGCGGCTGGGCCGCTTCCTGTGGTCGCTGCCCGCCTGCGAGCACCTCCACAAGAATGAGAGCGTGCTCAAGGCCAAGGCGGTGGTGGCCTTCCACCGCGGCAACTTCCGCGAGCTCTACAAGATCCTGGAGAGCCACCAGTTCTCGCCGCACAACCACGCCAAGCTGCAGCAGCTGTGGCTCAAGGCGCACTACATCGAGGCGGAGAAGCTGCGCGGCCGGCCCCTGGGCGCCGTGGGCAAGTACCGCGTGCGCCGCAAGTTTCCGCTGCCGCGCTCCATCTGGGACGGCGAGGAGACCAGCTACTGCTTCAAGGAGAAGAGTCGCAGCGTGCTGCGCGAGTGGTACGCGCACAACCCCTACCCCTCCCCGCGCGAGAAGCGCGAGCTGGCCGAGGCCACGGGCCTCACCACCACGCAGGTCAGCAACTGGTTCAAGAACCGGCGGCAGCGCGACCGGGCAGCCGAGGCCAAAGAAAGGTACGA GGAGAACAGTGAAAACTCCAACTCCAACAGCCACAACCCGCTGGCTGCGTCGCTGAACGGCAGCGGCAAGTCGGTGCTAGGCAGCTCGGAGGACGAGAAGACGCCGTCGGGGACGCCGGACCACTCGTCGTCCAGCCCCGCGCTGCTGCtcagcccgccgccgccgcccgggctgCCGTCCCTGCACAGCCTGGGCCACCCCCCGGGCCCCAGCGCCGTGCCCGTGCCCGTGCCGGGCGCAGGCGGCGCGGACCCGCTGCAGCACCACCACGGCctgcaggactccatcctcaACCCCATGTCGGCCAACCTCGTGGACCTGGGCTCCTAG
- the SIX2 gene encoding homeobox protein SIX2 isoform X2, whose translation MSMLPTFGFTQEQVACVCEVLQQGGNIERLGRFLWSLPACEHLHKNESVLKAKAVVAFHRGNFRELYKILESHQFSPHNHAKLQQLWLKAHYIEAEKLRGRPLGAVGKYRVRRKFPLPRSIWDGEETSYCFKEKSRSVLREWYAHNPYPSPREKRELAEATGLTTTQVSNWFKNRRQRDRAAEAKERENSENSNSNSHNPLAASLNGSGKSVLGSSEDEKTPSGTPDHSSSSPALLLSPPPPPGLPSLHSLGHPPGPSAVPVPVPGAGGADPLQHHHGLQDSILNPMSANLVDLGS comes from the exons ATGTCCATGCTGCCCACCTTCGGCTTCACGCAGGAGCAAGTGGCGTGCGTGTGCGAGGTGCTGCAGCAGGGCGGCAACATCGAGCGGCTGGGCCGCTTCCTGTGGTCGCTGCCCGCCTGCGAGCACCTCCACAAGAATGAGAGCGTGCTCAAGGCCAAGGCGGTGGTGGCCTTCCACCGCGGCAACTTCCGCGAGCTCTACAAGATCCTGGAGAGCCACCAGTTCTCGCCGCACAACCACGCCAAGCTGCAGCAGCTGTGGCTCAAGGCGCACTACATCGAGGCGGAGAAGCTGCGCGGCCGGCCCCTGGGCGCCGTGGGCAAGTACCGCGTGCGCCGCAAGTTTCCGCTGCCGCGCTCCATCTGGGACGGCGAGGAGACCAGCTACTGCTTCAAGGAGAAGAGTCGCAGCGTGCTGCGCGAGTGGTACGCGCACAACCCCTACCCCTCCCCGCGCGAGAAGCGCGAGCTGGCCGAGGCCACGGGCCTCACCACCACGCAGGTCAGCAACTGGTTCAAGAACCGGCGGCAGCGCGACCGGGCAGCCGAGGCCAAAGAAAG GGAGAACAGTGAAAACTCCAACTCCAACAGCCACAACCCGCTGGCTGCGTCGCTGAACGGCAGCGGCAAGTCGGTGCTAGGCAGCTCGGAGGACGAGAAGACGCCGTCGGGGACGCCGGACCACTCGTCGTCCAGCCCCGCGCTGCTGCtcagcccgccgccgccgcccgggctgCCGTCCCTGCACAGCCTGGGCCACCCCCCGGGCCCCAGCGCCGTGCCCGTGCCCGTGCCGGGCGCAGGCGGCGCGGACCCGCTGCAGCACCACCACGGCctgcaggactccatcctcaACCCCATGTCGGCCAACCTCGTGGACCTGGGCTCCTAG